The DNA window TCATTGCTCTTAACTCAGTATCGCTGCTGAATGTCAATCCCGAGCTGGCCTTCGTCTTGGAGCTGATCGCCTTAGTTTGGCTCATTGCCGCTTCTTTGGCCTTGTATGGCTCTGTGGTCTCCGCTCGAAGGGCTAGGAAACTAAGGATGAAGCATTCCATCCAAGGTAATATACGATATGTAGACAGCAGCGGCTCCAGACTTCTTCGCTCTGAGCGATATGGCCTGCAAGGAAGGCCTGATCTAATACTGGAGCAAAACGGGGAATACGTCCCCGTGGAAGTGAAGACTGGGCGTACCCCGAGAGGCCCTCTCTTCTCTCATATCCTACAAGTTGCCGCCTATTGCCTCCTTCTGGAAGAGGATGGTAAGCCCGTATCTCATGGGCTAATTCATTACGAAGAGGCGGAGCATGAGGTCGAGTTCAATCAGGACATGCGAGCCTTAGTCCTCTCCAAGCTCGAGGAGATGCGCTCCCTGATGTCGAGTGGAAATGTGCACCGAAACCACAATAGGCCAGGTAAATGTCGAACCTGCTCCAGGCGTGAGGTCTGCCCTGAAGCGCTCAGCTGATCATTCCACCGTTACGCTTTTGG is part of the Methanomassiliicoccales archaeon genome and encodes:
- the cas4 gene encoding CRISPR-associated protein Cas4, whose protein sequence is MSLILYDVALEPISASDLERFGYCPLSWWLALRSDVTSEGLQQGKKSHDVFTDDINRIIAGEKESRDWDKLVIIFSLVATILSILGVSLLSWGDVQRLSAILGGLSIIWVMAALFLLLRSTSVKDKMRRERTERIVLGFAIVALVIALNSVSLLNVNPELAFVLELIALVWLIAASLALYGSVVSARRARKLRMKHSIQGNIRYVDSSGSRLLRSERYGLQGRPDLILEQNGEYVPVEVKTGRTPRGPLFSHILQVAAYCLLLEEDGKPVSHGLIHYEEAEHEVEFNQDMRALVLSKLEEMRSLMSSGNVHRNHNRPGKCRTCSRREVCPEALS